One segment of Gasterosteus aculeatus chromosome 3, fGasAcu3.hap1.1, whole genome shotgun sequence DNA contains the following:
- the LOC120816029 gene encoding ADAMTS-like protein 2 isoform X4 produces the protein MFGAGGFALPVFLLLLAPVLPRTDDRPAEEVFQWWGEWSSWSSCSRSCGGGVRSQERHCLIQRLSTTQNVNSSFCAGSPKQYQLCPNQACPSPTVSFKQHQCSQFNSKAFGRRYYQWIPLYPADYISISNKPCDLQCTTISGERQLLVPAHDGTFCHDAKYLGVCIEGICQPVGCDGQLYGSKAVDRCGVCGGNGTSCQRVSGSYRKALTQLGYVFITNIPAGASDIQIIERHKTENILALSDEAGHFFFNGNTVFENPQNFHVAGTVIKYRRPSNIFSDGLEYITAQGPTLQGLNAMYYNLNGKLPHITYEYTIPRTSHDITAAEDVAGPSQPRLNLTYNEVNEGVGGDHLRATNGSVTSVHHYNSQLGAGDQSDVQLQDKKEEEVIWPIRTPSPPPPAGVLVYRPPDVTTHVFGLNDVERGPPVPAGYRSPSVHSAGGGPYLLLEDLHYNDTHSVDGPPTDPHSPAESHSLTSDTDPQLEKLTVTDTHTAIVLQLQQVPAVQAANTESNDFDVGLDPDISLADMYRWKVSAYAPCSSTCTTGITTSYALCVRYDGTEVDDSYCDSLTRPEPTHEFCTGKECPPRWETSGWSECSRTCAEGVQYRTVRCWKMLSPGLDSSVYDSLCLSHDLHKPANRKVCLGQSCGPQWEVSEWSECSARCGSRGVRTREVRCSMEMRLCNKSSQPIEGQECEGPPCDRRWTVSDWGPCSGVCGEGRMVRAVTCRSSGGVVTSEEQCDLSLRPLAIYPCGDRDCAPHWVEQEWQQCNATCGRGVRHRQVVCVGLEGGVFKEFPGSSCTHTNQPESSSSCFQRPCSKWFTTSWSQCSKTCGSGVQVREVKCYQGEELVTRGHSCISALRPEARQSCEIQSCPTEAPAASVVVEDSCQDKPTANCALVLKVKLCSHWYYRKACCQSCRAPRR, from the exons ATGTTCGGTGCAGGAGGCTTTGCTCTCCCggtgtttctgctgctgctcgcccCGGTCCTCCCGCGAACCGACGACCGGCCCGCTGAG GAGGTGTTTCAGTGGTGGGGAGAGTGGTCCAGTTGGTCCTCTTGTTCCAGGAGTtgtggaggaggagtgaggagtcAGGAGAGACACTGTCTGATACAGAG GCTGTCCACGACCCAGAACGTAAACAGTTCATTTTGTGCTGGCTCTCCCAAACAGTACCAGCTCTGTCCAAACCAG GCCTGTCCCAGTCCCACTGTGAGCTTCAAACAGCACCAGTGTTCCCAGTTCAACTCTAAAGCCTTTGGAAGACGCTACTACCAGTGGATACCTCTTTACCCTG CTGATTACATCAGCATCTCCAATAAGCCATGTGACCTGCAGTGCACAACCATCAGTGGTGAGAGACAGCTGCTAGTTCCCGCCCACGATGGTACGTTCTGCCACGATGCCAAATACCTTGGTGTCTGTATAGAGGGAATATGTCAG ccTGTAGGTTGTGACGGCCAGCTGTATGGCAGTAAGGCAGTAGACAGATGTGGAGTGTGTGGAGGCAATGGGACGTCTTGCCAGCGCGTCTCCGGATCATACAGGAAGGCACTCACACAGttag GCTACGTGTTCATCACCAACATCCCAGCTGGAGCCTCTGACATTCAGATCATAGAAAGACATAAGACAGAGAACATCCTGG CCCTGTCTGATGAAGCCGGCCATTTCTTCTTCAACGGGAACACGGTGTTTGAAAATCCTCAAAACTTCCACGTGGCAGGAACGGTGATTAAATACCGGCGTCCTAGTAATATATTCTCTGATGGGCTGGAGTACATCACTGCTCAGGGGCCGACGCTGCAGGGCCTCAATGCCATG TACTACAACCTGAATGGGAAGCTCCCCCACATCACCTACGAATATACGATCCCTCGCACATCTCATGACATCACTGCTGCTGAAGACGTCGCAGGCCCCTCCCAGCCCCGGCTTAACCTCACATATAACGAGGTAAATGAGGGTGTCGGAGGGGATCATCTGAGGGCGACCAATGGCAGTGTGACATCTGTCCATCACTACAACAGCCAGCTTGGAGCTGGTGACCAATCAGATGTCCAGCTGCAggacaaaaaggaggaggaagtcatTTGGCCGATCAGGAcccccagcccccctccaccgGCTGGGGTGTTGGTCTACAGACCGCCAGATGTCACCACTCATGTATTCGGCCTTAATGATGTTGAGCGAGGACCTCCAGTACCTGCTGGCTACC GCAGTCCCAGTGTTCATTCTGCAGGAGGCGGCCCctatctgctgctggaggacttGCATTACAACGACACACACTCTGTGGACGGCCCGCCCACTGATCCCCATTCACCAGCAGAGAGCCACTCGCTAACGTCGGACACAGACCCACAGTTGGAAAAGCTCACGGTTACGGACACGCACACTGCCATCGTGTTACAGCTGCAACAGGTGCCTGCTGTCCAGGCAGCCAACACAGAGAG taaTGACTTTGACGTGGGTCTGGACCCAGATATTAGTCTGGCTGACATGTACCGCTGGAAGGTTTCTGCTTATGCTCCCTGCAGCTCCACCTGTACAACAG GTATCACCACGAGCTACGCCCTTTGTGTCCGATACGATGGTACTGAAGTGGACGACAGTTACTGTGACTCTCTGACCAGACCTGAGCCCACACATGAGTTCTGCACAGGGAAGGAATGTCCTCCAAG GTGGGAGACCAGTGGGTGGAGTGAGTGCTCTCGAACCTGCGCTGAGGGTGTTCAGTATCGTACGGTGCGCTGCTGGAAAATGCTGTCGCCCGGCCTGGACTCATCGGTCTACGATTCACTTTGTCTGTCACATGACCTTCACAAACCAGCCAATAGGAAGGTCTGCCTCGGCCAGAGCTGCGGACCCCAGTGGGAGGTGTCTGAGTGGTCCGAG TGCTCCGCCCGTTGTGGCTCTCGGGGTGTCCGCACTCGGGAGGTCCGCTGTTCCATGGAAATGAGACTATGCAACAAGTCTTCACAGCCAATAGAAGGTCAGGAATGTGAAGGCCCGCCCTGCGACAGAAGATGGACGGTTTCTGATTGGGGCCCC tgctccggtgtgtgtggagagggaaGGATGGTCCGTGCAGTGACGTGTCGATCGTCAGGCGGGGTGGTGACGTCAGAGGAGCAATGTGACCTGTCACTGCGCCCGCTGGCCATCTACCCCTGTGGCGACAGAGACTGCGCCCCCCACTGGGTCGAACAGGAATGGCAGCag TGCAACGCTACATGCGGGCGCGGCGTGCGGCACCGTCAGGTGGTGTGTGTTGGGCTGGAAGGGGGTGTGTTCAAGGAGTTTCCAGGCAGCAGTTGTACACACACCAACCAGCCGGagagcagctcctcctgcttccagAGGCCTTGCTCCAAATGGTTCACCACATCCTGGTCTCAG TGCAGTAAGACGTGTGGGAGTGGCGTCCAGGTTCGGGAAGTGAAGTGTTACCAGGGGGAGGAGCTGGTAACCAGGGGCCACAGCTGCATATCGGCCCTCAGGCCAGAAGCCAGACAGAGCTGTGAAATCCAGAGCTGTCCGACGGAGGCGCCAG CAGCCTCAGTAGTGGTAGAAGACTCCTGCCAAGACAAACCAACAGCCAACTGTGCCCTGGTCCTGAAGGTGAAGCTGTGCTCCCACTGGTACTACAGAAAGGCCTGCTGCCAGTCCTGCAGGGCACCGAGACGCTGA
- the LOC120816029 gene encoding ADAMTS-like protein 2 isoform X5, which translates to MFGAGGFALPVFLLLLAPVLPRTDDRPAEEVFQWWGEWSSWSSCSRSCGGGVRSQERHCLIQRLSTTQNVNSSFCAGSPKQYQLCPNQACPSPTVSFKQHQCSQFNSKAFGRRYYQWIPLYPADYISISNKPCDLQCTTISGERQLLVPAHDGTFCHDAKYLGVCIEGICQPVGCDGQLYGSKAVDRCGVCGGNGTSCQRVSGSYRKALTQLGYVFITNIPAGASDIQIIERHKTENILALSDEAGHFFFNGNTVFENPQNFHVAGTYYNLNGKLPHITYEYTIPRTSHDITAAEDVAGPSQPRLNLTYNEVNEGVGGDHLRATNGSVTSVHHYNSQLGAGDQSDVQLQDKKEEEVIWPIRTPSPPPPAGVLVYRPPDVTTHVFGLNDVERGPPVPAGYRSSSNSIDEPSAAVDMTVEQPVLGSPSVHSAGGGPYLLLEDLHYNDTHSVDGPPTDPHSPAESHSLTSDTDPQLEKLTVTDTHTAIVLQLQQVPAVQAANTESNDFDVGLDPDISLADMYRWKVSAYAPCSSTCTTGITTSYALCVRYDGTEVDDSYCDSLTRPEPTHEFCTGKECPPRWETSGWSECSRTCAEGVQYRTVRCWKMLSPGLDSSVYDSLCLSHDLHKPANRKVCLGQSCGPQWEVSEWSECSARCGSRGVRTREVRCSMEMRLCNKSSQPIEGQECEGPPCDRRWTVSDWGPCSGVCGEGRMVRAVTCRSSGGVVTSEEQCDLSLRPLAIYPCGDRDCAPHWVEQEWQQCNATCGRGVRHRQVVCVGLEGGVFKEFPGSSCTHTNQPESSSSCFQRPCSKWFTTSWSQCSKTCGSGVQVREVKCYQGEELVTRGHSCISALRPEARQSCEIQSCPTEAPAAASVVVEDSCQDKPTANCALVLKVKLCSHWYYRKACCQSCRAPRR; encoded by the exons ATGTTCGGTGCAGGAGGCTTTGCTCTCCCggtgtttctgctgctgctcgcccCGGTCCTCCCGCGAACCGACGACCGGCCCGCTGAG GAGGTGTTTCAGTGGTGGGGAGAGTGGTCCAGTTGGTCCTCTTGTTCCAGGAGTtgtggaggaggagtgaggagtcAGGAGAGACACTGTCTGATACAGAG GCTGTCCACGACCCAGAACGTAAACAGTTCATTTTGTGCTGGCTCTCCCAAACAGTACCAGCTCTGTCCAAACCAG GCCTGTCCCAGTCCCACTGTGAGCTTCAAACAGCACCAGTGTTCCCAGTTCAACTCTAAAGCCTTTGGAAGACGCTACTACCAGTGGATACCTCTTTACCCTG CTGATTACATCAGCATCTCCAATAAGCCATGTGACCTGCAGTGCACAACCATCAGTGGTGAGAGACAGCTGCTAGTTCCCGCCCACGATGGTACGTTCTGCCACGATGCCAAATACCTTGGTGTCTGTATAGAGGGAATATGTCAG ccTGTAGGTTGTGACGGCCAGCTGTATGGCAGTAAGGCAGTAGACAGATGTGGAGTGTGTGGAGGCAATGGGACGTCTTGCCAGCGCGTCTCCGGATCATACAGGAAGGCACTCACACAGttag GCTACGTGTTCATCACCAACATCCCAGCTGGAGCCTCTGACATTCAGATCATAGAAAGACATAAGACAGAGAACATCCTGG CCCTGTCTGATGAAGCCGGCCATTTCTTCTTCAACGGGAACACGGTGTTTGAAAATCCTCAAAACTTCCACGTGGCAGGAACG TACTACAACCTGAATGGGAAGCTCCCCCACATCACCTACGAATATACGATCCCTCGCACATCTCATGACATCACTGCTGCTGAAGACGTCGCAGGCCCCTCCCAGCCCCGGCTTAACCTCACATATAACGAGGTAAATGAGGGTGTCGGAGGGGATCATCTGAGGGCGACCAATGGCAGTGTGACATCTGTCCATCACTACAACAGCCAGCTTGGAGCTGGTGACCAATCAGATGTCCAGCTGCAggacaaaaaggaggaggaagtcatTTGGCCGATCAGGAcccccagcccccctccaccgGCTGGGGTGTTGGTCTACAGACCGCCAGATGTCACCACTCATGTATTCGGCCTTAATGATGTTGAGCGAGGACCTCCAGTACCTGCTGGCTACC GAAGTTCCTCCAACTCAATTGACGAGCCATCCGCTGCTGTTGACATGACTGTCGAGCAGCCTGTCCTTG GCAGTCCCAGTGTTCATTCTGCAGGAGGCGGCCCctatctgctgctggaggacttGCATTACAACGACACACACTCTGTGGACGGCCCGCCCACTGATCCCCATTCACCAGCAGAGAGCCACTCGCTAACGTCGGACACAGACCCACAGTTGGAAAAGCTCACGGTTACGGACACGCACACTGCCATCGTGTTACAGCTGCAACAGGTGCCTGCTGTCCAGGCAGCCAACACAGAGAG taaTGACTTTGACGTGGGTCTGGACCCAGATATTAGTCTGGCTGACATGTACCGCTGGAAGGTTTCTGCTTATGCTCCCTGCAGCTCCACCTGTACAACAG GTATCACCACGAGCTACGCCCTTTGTGTCCGATACGATGGTACTGAAGTGGACGACAGTTACTGTGACTCTCTGACCAGACCTGAGCCCACACATGAGTTCTGCACAGGGAAGGAATGTCCTCCAAG GTGGGAGACCAGTGGGTGGAGTGAGTGCTCTCGAACCTGCGCTGAGGGTGTTCAGTATCGTACGGTGCGCTGCTGGAAAATGCTGTCGCCCGGCCTGGACTCATCGGTCTACGATTCACTTTGTCTGTCACATGACCTTCACAAACCAGCCAATAGGAAGGTCTGCCTCGGCCAGAGCTGCGGACCCCAGTGGGAGGTGTCTGAGTGGTCCGAG TGCTCCGCCCGTTGTGGCTCTCGGGGTGTCCGCACTCGGGAGGTCCGCTGTTCCATGGAAATGAGACTATGCAACAAGTCTTCACAGCCAATAGAAGGTCAGGAATGTGAAGGCCCGCCCTGCGACAGAAGATGGACGGTTTCTGATTGGGGCCCC tgctccggtgtgtgtggagagggaaGGATGGTCCGTGCAGTGACGTGTCGATCGTCAGGCGGGGTGGTGACGTCAGAGGAGCAATGTGACCTGTCACTGCGCCCGCTGGCCATCTACCCCTGTGGCGACAGAGACTGCGCCCCCCACTGGGTCGAACAGGAATGGCAGCag TGCAACGCTACATGCGGGCGCGGCGTGCGGCACCGTCAGGTGGTGTGTGTTGGGCTGGAAGGGGGTGTGTTCAAGGAGTTTCCAGGCAGCAGTTGTACACACACCAACCAGCCGGagagcagctcctcctgcttccagAGGCCTTGCTCCAAATGGTTCACCACATCCTGGTCTCAG TGCAGTAAGACGTGTGGGAGTGGCGTCCAGGTTCGGGAAGTGAAGTGTTACCAGGGGGAGGAGCTGGTAACCAGGGGCCACAGCTGCATATCGGCCCTCAGGCCAGAAGCCAGACAGAGCTGTGAAATCCAGAGCTGTCCGACGGAGGCGCCAG CAGCAGCCTCAGTAGTGGTAGAAGACTCCTGCCAAGACAAACCAACAGCCAACTGTGCCCTGGTCCTGAAGGTGAAGCTGTGCTCCCACTGGTACTACAGAAAGGCCTGCTGCCAGTCCTGCAGGGCACCGAGACGCTGA